A stretch of Deltaproteobacteria bacterium DNA encodes these proteins:
- the acpS gene encoding holo-[acyl-carrier-protein] synthase, with product MRIRQGVDIVETARLRRLVEASPGIADSIFTASERRYCMAKKDPYPHLAGTFAAKEALLKALGRGLRTGIDAALLEIEVRRAPSGMPRLRLSGSVSRLAERLGAAEATVSISHCADYAVATVILAGS from the coding sequence ATGCGCATACGTCAGGGCGTGGACATAGTGGAGACGGCGAGGCTGCGCCGTCTCGTCGAGGCAAGCCCGGGCATCGCCGACTCCATCTTCACCGCATCCGAGCGCCGCTACTGCATGGCGAAAAAGGACCCCTATCCGCACCTCGCCGGCACCTTCGCCGCCAAGGAGGCGCTCCTGAAGGCCCTCGGCCGGGGGCTTCGCACGGGCATCGACGCGGCCCTGCTCGAGATCGAGGTCAGGCGCGCGCCGTCGGGCATGCCCCGGCTCAGGCTCTCGGGCTCGGTGAGCAGGCTCGCGGAGAGGCTCGGCGCGGCCGAGGCGACGGTCTCCATCTCACACTGCGCGGACTACGCCGTGGCCACCGTCATACTGGCGGGGTCGTGA
- a CDS encoding 3-oxoacyl-ACP reductase FabG has product MKIELGGKVALVTGASRGIGRAAAAALARAGAAVVVNYRRSSEAALELGRSLSEEGCTVETFKADVSSPDEIEALFGFVEKRFAGLDILVNNAGVIKDTLLAAMRLREWDAVAETNLRGPFLCTRRAVEMMMPRGGGKIINISSVAAVRGGRGQTNYAAAKGGLVAFTRAAAVELAPKNIQINAVLPGMIVTDMSARVRKRAGDRLVEAIPAGRFGEPDDVAGLIVFLASGHADYITGQAVAVDGGMSVA; this is encoded by the coding sequence CAAGGTGGCGCTCGTTACGGGCGCCTCGCGGGGCATAGGGCGTGCGGCGGCGGCCGCCCTTGCGCGGGCCGGGGCGGCGGTGGTCGTCAACTACCGCAGGTCGTCGGAGGCGGCCCTGGAGCTCGGGCGCAGTCTCTCTGAAGAGGGCTGTACCGTAGAGACCTTCAAGGCCGACGTCTCCTCGCCCGACGAGATAGAGGCGCTCTTCGGCTTCGTCGAGAAGCGTTTCGCGGGGCTCGACATACTGGTCAACAACGCCGGCGTCATAAAGGACACCCTCCTTGCGGCCATGAGGCTCAGGGAGTGGGACGCCGTGGCGGAGACCAACCTGCGGGGGCCGTTCCTCTGCACCCGGCGGGCCGTGGAGATGATGATGCCCCGCGGCGGCGGCAAGATCATCAACATATCGTCCGTGGCGGCGGTGAGGGGAGGGCGCGGACAGACCAACTACGCGGCGGCCAAGGGCGGGCTCGTGGCCTTCACGAGGGCCGCGGCCGTTGAGCTCGCGCCCAAGAACATACAGATAAACGCCGTGCTGCCCGGCATGATCGTCACCGACATGAGCGCGCGGGTGAGAAAGCGCGCAGGGGATCGGCTCGTCGAGGCCATACCGGCGGGCCGCTTCGGCGAACCGGACGACGTGGCGGGGCTCATCGTCTTCCTCGCCTCCGGCCATGCCGACTACATTACGGGACAGGCCGTGGCCGTCGACGGCGGCATGAGTGTGGCGTGA
- a CDS encoding beta-hydroxyacyl-ACP dehydratase translates to MRYLLVDRIVEAEAGRSIKGVKNVAMSEDFLEFHFPENPILPGVMLIEAMAQLAGWLEASGSDFTRWALVSEVRQANFYGFAYPGDRVELSVEVRGGDGRRREYGATAFVDGRRKARASFAADVVELADLEDPALMRRRYAVLRR, encoded by the coding sequence ATGAGATATCTCCTGGTGGACCGCATAGTCGAGGCCGAGGCCGGCAGGTCCATAAAGGGCGTTAAGAACGTGGCCATGAGCGAGGACTTCCTCGAGTTCCACTTCCCGGAGAACCCGATTCTGCCCGGCGTGATGCTCATCGAGGCCATGGCCCAGCTCGCGGGCTGGCTCGAGGCCTCGGGGTCCGACTTCACGCGGTGGGCGCTGGTGAGCGAGGTGAGGCAGGCCAACTTCTACGGCTTCGCCTATCCCGGCGACAGGGTGGAGCTCTCGGTGGAGGTCCGGGGAGGCGACGGGCGGCGCCGCGAGTACGGGGCGACGGCCTTCGTGGATGGCAGGCGCAAGGCGCGCGCCTCTTTCGCGGCCGACGTGGTGGAGCTTGCGGACCTCGAAGACCCGGCTCTCATGAGGCGCCGCTACGCCGTGCTCCGCCGGTGA